In Verrucomicrobiia bacterium, one DNA window encodes the following:
- a CDS encoding two-component regulator propeller domain-containing protein, which produces MFRTLARILRQPSQRRAAWWLVLLFLVWTGMPCRAVVLWADLGSTLAQNTGDGTDILGGVVHQDNGSSGTLYFRFRISPLSDVTTEEFFAAFQFFEKGTGRLAVGNSLKAWAYSAFNTSAQGEGNSVPGDIDLRSMRPDPSASVGVPLPYELPRRGIENVIVIKVTFVPDADDKVVVWLNPDLSHGSLEADQRTELTTDFTANASFDELRIRHGGAGDGWVFSEMAVATAFEDFVSGLEVVEPDAGADSIAGHSPVTVRVWQREQGLPQNSVRALAQTREGYLWVAGEEGVSRFDGTRFVTYSTQDGLPAQPVQVLLADASGQLWAGTAGGGLAAWRDGRFTNYTTAQGLASDSILALAEDAGGDLWVGTDSGLSRIRSGKLATAGPEFFKGQSVTALTSTGGGEIVAAVRGMGLFRYTNDTLVPVAQSAAVAALLKDVHCLLEDTAGRIWVGAGDDIVLCRERDEWRRYRVPRSVRRPVVTSLVQAPDGAVWASSLGEGLIEFRNGKLAAFNASMGLSDNFVGALIVDQEGNLWVGTTAGLNRVRRSQLVVFGRGDGLGIGPIQGLAELAPGVVWTAKPGDGLFGWTGRSFTRIGSANALLRGAAVNSILVSSDTQCWVATTSGLMHFAEPLNREASPAFVVSGADVIAVLESRDQTIWIGARNGGLWHRTGGRWLPKSSWARSITCLAQGRDGQLWIGTDGQGVIPFDSGSAAINKGAGLLSDTIRTLYDDGAGTLWIGTAAGGLARWRDNRLSNFTTREGLPDNTISQIVEDDSGRLWVGSNRGLAGISKRELDDVAAGRAAALYPVLYGRPEGMPSEECTGGYSPAGMKTGSGKLWFATSSGIAVADPQKHQADAPPPVVRLEEVFIDGSAVEFRHALNRSPAPSQAEPLRIAPGKKRIEFHYAGLSFAAPDRVRFRYRLVGADPDWVEAGTRRSVFYGYLPPGDYRFEVKACSGAGAWNELALSLPLQVQRRFYQSYWFLGALAFGGILFAGAMARLVERRKHQARLRSLEQERAVARERARIAQDLHDDLGSSLTRISLLSDSLKEDVGHASPLEPKVARISQASAQTVRALEEIVWALRPGSDTVESLVEYISHVAHELFDGERTKCRLSFPSDIPGQRLPPEVRHNIFLVVKEALTNALKHARASEVVVQGEFDDGRLLLKVSDDGQGWNPDHAATHRNGLNNMRRRAEEMGGMLEVDSRPGAGTRVTLTVNVPGQAPILGKKGE; this is translated from the coding sequence ATGTTCCGGACCCTCGCCCGCATTTTGCGGCAACCTTCGCAGCGACGCGCCGCGTGGTGGCTCGTTTTGCTGTTCCTTGTCTGGACGGGCATGCCCTGCCGCGCGGTGGTGTTGTGGGCGGATCTGGGTTCGACGCTTGCACAAAATACCGGGGATGGAACCGATATCCTGGGCGGGGTGGTTCACCAAGACAATGGCTCTTCGGGAACGCTCTATTTTCGCTTCCGAATCTCGCCGTTGTCGGATGTAACCACTGAAGAGTTTTTCGCCGCATTCCAATTTTTCGAAAAAGGAACGGGCCGCCTGGCTGTCGGCAATTCGCTGAAGGCATGGGCCTACAGCGCGTTCAATACTTCCGCGCAGGGCGAGGGAAATTCCGTGCCCGGAGACATCGACCTGCGATCGATGCGTCCTGATCCTTCAGCCAGCGTGGGCGTGCCGCTTCCGTACGAACTGCCAAGGCGGGGGATCGAGAATGTCATTGTCATCAAAGTCACGTTTGTTCCGGACGCTGACGACAAGGTTGTGGTCTGGTTGAATCCTGACTTGAGCCATGGTTCGCTTGAGGCCGATCAGCGCACCGAACTCACGACGGATTTCACGGCAAATGCTTCGTTCGATGAATTGCGCATTCGTCACGGTGGCGCGGGAGACGGGTGGGTGTTCAGCGAGATGGCGGTTGCCACGGCGTTCGAAGATTTTGTGAGCGGCCTTGAGGTCGTCGAACCGGATGCCGGTGCGGACTCGATTGCCGGCCATAGTCCCGTGACCGTGCGAGTCTGGCAACGAGAGCAGGGGCTGCCGCAGAATTCGGTGCGGGCGCTGGCGCAAACGCGTGAAGGATATTTGTGGGTGGCGGGGGAGGAGGGCGTCAGCAGGTTCGATGGCACGCGCTTCGTGACTTATTCAACGCAGGACGGATTGCCCGCGCAACCCGTGCAGGTGTTGCTGGCTGATGCGAGCGGGCAGCTCTGGGCAGGAACGGCGGGCGGCGGACTCGCGGCCTGGCGCGACGGACGTTTCACGAATTACACAACGGCACAAGGCCTCGCATCTGATTCAATTCTCGCGCTGGCGGAGGATGCAGGCGGTGATTTATGGGTGGGCACGGATTCCGGTTTGAGCCGCATTCGGAGTGGAAAACTGGCGACCGCCGGGCCGGAATTCTTCAAGGGGCAATCCGTGACCGCGCTCACATCTACGGGCGGGGGCGAGATCGTGGCGGCAGTCCGCGGGATGGGCCTGTTCCGATACACGAACGACACGCTTGTTCCCGTGGCGCAATCCGCTGCCGTTGCAGCCTTGCTGAAGGATGTCCATTGCCTGCTGGAAGACACGGCCGGACGGATCTGGGTCGGCGCGGGAGACGATATTGTTCTTTGCCGTGAGCGTGATGAATGGCGCCGATATCGCGTGCCGCGTTCCGTGCGGCGTCCTGTTGTGACCTCGCTCGTTCAGGCTCCTGATGGTGCCGTGTGGGCAAGCTCGCTCGGGGAGGGATTGATTGAATTTCGCAACGGCAAGCTGGCTGCGTTCAACGCATCGATGGGATTGTCCGACAACTTTGTCGGCGCGCTGATCGTGGACCAGGAAGGAAATCTTTGGGTTGGGACCACTGCAGGATTGAACCGCGTGCGCCGCAGTCAGCTGGTGGTTTTTGGGCGCGGGGATGGCCTTGGCATCGGGCCGATCCAGGGCCTTGCAGAACTGGCGCCCGGCGTGGTCTGGACCGCAAAACCTGGAGACGGATTATTCGGTTGGACAGGGCGCTCATTCACTCGAATCGGCAGCGCAAACGCCTTGCTGCGCGGCGCGGCGGTAAACTCGATCCTTGTGTCCAGTGACACCCAATGCTGGGTCGCCACGACATCCGGACTGATGCATTTCGCAGAACCGTTGAATCGAGAAGCCAGTCCCGCCTTCGTGGTCAGTGGCGCAGATGTGATAGCCGTGCTCGAATCCCGCGATCAGACGATTTGGATTGGGGCGCGCAATGGCGGGCTCTGGCATCGGACGGGCGGCCGCTGGCTGCCCAAGAGCAGTTGGGCGCGATCCATAACCTGTCTGGCGCAAGGCCGCGATGGACAGCTGTGGATTGGCACGGACGGGCAGGGAGTGATCCCGTTCGATTCCGGATCTGCTGCCATCAACAAGGGAGCGGGGTTGCTGAGCGACACGATCAGGACGTTGTACGATGATGGTGCGGGGACGTTGTGGATTGGCACGGCCGCGGGTGGACTTGCCCGATGGCGCGACAACCGCTTGAGCAATTTCACCACGCGGGAAGGCCTTCCAGACAACACAATTTCCCAGATCGTTGAGGACGATTCCGGACGGTTATGGGTGGGAAGCAATCGCGGGCTTGCGGGTATCAGCAAGCGCGAGCTGGACGACGTTGCAGCGGGAAGGGCGGCCGCGCTGTATCCTGTGCTTTATGGACGCCCGGAGGGAATGCCGTCGGAGGAGTGCACTGGCGGTTACTCGCCCGCGGGAATGAAGACTGGATCGGGAAAGTTGTGGTTTGCGACCAGTTCAGGGATCGCGGTGGCCGACCCGCAGAAGCACCAGGCCGATGCCCCGCCGCCGGTTGTGCGGCTTGAGGAAGTATTCATAGATGGATCTGCCGTTGAGTTTCGCCACGCGTTGAATCGCTCACCCGCTCCGTCGCAGGCAGAACCGTTGAGAATCGCTCCCGGGAAAAAACGAATTGAATTTCATTACGCCGGCCTCAGCTTCGCCGCCCCGGATCGCGTGCGGTTCCGCTACCGGCTGGTTGGTGCGGATCCTGACTGGGTGGAAGCGGGCACGCGGCGCTCGGTTTTCTACGGATACCTCCCGCCAGGAGATTATCGGTTTGAGGTGAAGGCGTGCAGCGGCGCAGGTGCGTGGAACGAGCTGGCCCTCAGCCTGCCGTTGCAGGTGCAGCGGCGTTTTTATCAATCCTACTGGTTTCTCGGTGCGCTGGCGTTTGGCGGGATCCTGTTCGCTGGAGCGATGGCGCGCCTCGTTGAACGCCGCAAGCATCAGGCGCGGCTGCGTTCACTGGAGCAGGAGCGGGCGGTGGCGCGCGAACGCGCGCGGATTGCGCAGGATCTGCATGATGACCTGGGCTCCTCGCTCACGCGCATTTCGCTGCTGAGCGATTCATTGAAGGAGGATGTTGGGCATGCAAGTCCGCTCGAGCCGAAGGTGGCGAGGATTTCGCAGGCATCCGCCCAGACGGTGCGCGCCCTTGAAGAAATTGTATGGGCGCTGCGACCGGGGAGCGACACCGTCGAAAGCCTCGTCGAATACATTTCGCATGTCGCGCACGAGTTGTTTGACGGGGAACGAACGAAATGCAGGCTGAGCTTTCCATCTGACATTCCCGGCCAGAGGCTGCCACCGGAAGTCCGACACAACATCTTCCTCGTGGTGAAGGAGGCGCTCACGAACGCGCTGAAACATGCGCGCGCCAGCGAAGTGGTTGTGCAGGGGGAATTCGATGACGGCAGGCTTCTTCTCAAGGTGAGCGATGACGGCCAGGGCTGGAACCCGGATCACGCCGCTACTCATCGAAACGGGTTGAACAATATGCGGCGGCGCGCTGAAGAGATGGGAGGAATGCTGGAGGTGGATTCACGCCCGGGTGCGGGAACGCGCGTGACCCTGACAGTGAACGTTCCCGGCCAGGCTCCGATTCTCGGGAAGAAAGGCGAATAG
- a CDS encoding GAF domain-containing protein — MNGTPNPTHDRSAPAGSVDDSDLGDYCRLAVESAVDIAIITFDLRRRVTSWNPGAEKVFGYPANEIVGRPMDVLMTPENIARNVLERELERVQRDGRAEDDCWMVRNDGTRFFASGFMHAMRNDLGEIRGFLKILRDITHRRALQARETRMTALSALRADVGVALTQPRASASEIAQICAEAIMRHLPAAFARVWLLDAATQTLELHASAGMYTHLDGPHSRVRVGELKIGRIAKEGRPHLTNDVLHDPRISDPEWARREGLVAFAGYPLLVEGNVLGVLALFAREALPDDMLGTLAAVADIVAQSIQRKNVELALEAQNARLRRLAEFSGKLLLADDPDALVRDLFQQIANDLKLDAFFNFMVVEPNQTARLDVCGGVPDDIAARIQRIDFREAFCGGKPMQNEPIVVEHVQASDAPDIGLIKDLGIRAYVCHPLLIGSRVIGTLAFGSRQRDTFAPEDLEMIRSLAHYVSIAKERIRLDRAFQEQAQQVEEGAQRFRLIWENVKDAGIFTTDTEGRVTDWNPGAERVFGFSEGEIIGQSADVLLYTPEDQRNGVPQQERSTAIHRSRRALACPQGWQPLLRERRGSPGFERTR; from the coding sequence ATGAACGGCACGCCAAATCCCACCCATGACCGTTCGGCACCCGCCGGATCGGTCGATGATTCCGATCTGGGCGACTACTGCCGATTGGCAGTCGAAAGTGCCGTCGACATCGCGATCATTACATTTGATTTGCGCCGCCGGGTGACCAGCTGGAATCCGGGTGCGGAGAAAGTCTTCGGATATCCCGCGAACGAAATTGTGGGCCGGCCCATGGACGTCCTAATGACACCCGAAAACATCGCCAGGAATGTTCTCGAACGGGAGCTGGAGCGCGTCCAGAGGGATGGACGCGCCGAGGATGATTGCTGGATGGTTCGAAACGATGGCACCCGCTTCTTCGCGAGCGGCTTCATGCACGCCATGCGGAACGATCTCGGAGAGATTCGCGGATTTTTAAAGATTCTCCGTGACATCACCCATCGCCGAGCCCTTCAGGCGCGGGAGACTCGAATGACCGCGCTCTCTGCGCTGCGGGCCGATGTCGGGGTGGCTCTGACGCAGCCGCGGGCATCCGCCTCCGAGATTGCCCAAATTTGCGCCGAAGCCATCATGCGACACCTTCCCGCGGCGTTCGCACGCGTGTGGCTGCTCGACGCAGCAACACAAACGCTGGAGCTTCATGCCAGCGCGGGAATGTACACTCATCTCGACGGCCCGCATTCGCGAGTGCGGGTTGGTGAGCTTAAGATCGGCCGCATCGCGAAGGAAGGCCGCCCGCATCTCACAAATGACGTGCTCCACGATCCAAGGATCAGCGATCCCGAGTGGGCACGCCGGGAAGGCCTCGTCGCGTTTGCGGGCTATCCCCTGCTCGTTGAAGGAAACGTTCTCGGAGTGCTGGCACTCTTCGCGCGGGAGGCATTGCCCGACGACATGCTTGGAACTCTGGCCGCCGTGGCTGACATCGTCGCGCAAAGCATCCAGCGCAAGAATGTTGAATTGGCGCTCGAAGCACAAAACGCGCGGCTTCGGCGGCTGGCAGAGTTCTCGGGAAAGCTTTTATTGGCAGATGATCCAGACGCGCTCGTGCGCGACCTCTTCCAGCAAATCGCCAACGACCTGAAGCTTGACGCGTTTTTTAACTTCATGGTGGTTGAGCCGAACCAGACCGCGCGCCTCGACGTCTGCGGTGGCGTGCCGGATGACATCGCAGCGCGCATTCAACGCATCGATTTTCGGGAGGCGTTCTGCGGCGGAAAGCCCATGCAGAATGAGCCGATTGTTGTCGAGCACGTGCAGGCATCCGACGCCCCGGACATCGGATTGATCAAGGACCTCGGCATCCGCGCGTACGTTTGCCATCCGCTCCTGATCGGCTCCCGCGTGATCGGCACCCTCGCCTTCGGTTCCCGGCAAAGGGATACATTCGCGCCTGAGGATCTCGAGATGATCCGCAGCCTCGCGCATTATGTGTCGATCGCCAAGGAACGCATTCGCCTGGATCGTGCATTCCAGGAACAGGCGCAGCAGGTTGAGGAGGGCGCCCAGCGGTTTCGGCTGATTTGGGAAAATGTGAAAGACGCGGGGATCTTCACCACGGACACCGAGGGCCGTGTCACCGATTGGAACCCGGGAGCAGAACGCGTTTTTGGATTTTCAGAAGGCGAAATCATCGGGCAATCCGCCGACGTGCTGTTGTACACCCCCGAAGATCAACGGAATGGAGTTCCTCAACAGGAACGCTCCACCGCCATTCACCGCAGTCGACGAGCGCTGGCATGTCCGCAAGGATGGCAGCCGCTTCTACGTGAGCGGCGCGGTTCGCCCGGTTTTGAACGAACGCGGTGA
- a CDS encoding response regulator transcription factor, whose product MAGSETIKVSIVDDDDGIRAGLVSLIRRASDMRLTGDYGLPEVALKELPLHPPDVVLMDINMPGKQGVECVRQLKSVVPRVQFLMLTVYEDSDSLFNSLKAGASGYLLKRTASRHLLDAIRDVHAGGSPLSPQLARRVVMFFNQAPAVDSEVAKLTAGEREFLDQLAKGYAYKEIADRMKISIDTVRSYVRTVYEKLHVHSRTEAVVKYLKG is encoded by the coding sequence ATGGCGGGCTCCGAAACAATCAAGGTATCCATTGTCGATGACGACGACGGAATTCGTGCCGGCCTGGTGTCGTTGATTCGGCGGGCGAGCGACATGCGGCTCACGGGCGATTACGGGCTGCCCGAAGTTGCGCTTAAGGAACTTCCGCTTCATCCGCCCGACGTCGTGTTAATGGATATCAACATGCCGGGGAAGCAGGGGGTCGAATGCGTTCGCCAGTTGAAAAGCGTGGTTCCGCGGGTGCAGTTTCTCATGCTGACTGTATACGAGGACAGCGATTCTCTCTTCAATTCCCTCAAGGCAGGCGCGAGCGGCTACCTTCTTAAACGCACTGCATCCAGGCATCTCCTCGACGCAATTCGGGACGTGCATGCAGGCGGTTCACCTTTGTCGCCGCAACTTGCCCGCCGGGTCGTGATGTTCTTCAACCAGGCGCCTGCAGTGGATTCCGAGGTGGCGAAGCTCACGGCGGGTGAACGCGAATTTCTGGATCAATTGGCAAAGGGATATGCGTACAAGGAAATTGCCGATCGCATGAAGATCAGCATCGACACGGTTCGCAGCTACGTGAGGACGGTTTATGAGAAACTGCATGTTCACTCGCGAACCGAGGCTGTTGTGAAGTACTTGAAAGGGTAG
- a CDS encoding ATP-binding protein produces the protein MSGAVRPVLNERGELKGFAKVARDLTERKKMEDELRAAQEHLEEVVAVRTAKLQESIAEHEAFSYSLSHDMRAPLRAMSSFSQILLAQYGDAVGPAGRDYMNRIKAAAERLDHLIQDVLTYSRVIRQAVTLQAVDLQRVIQQTIQERPELQPAASNIHIEEPLLPVMGHEASLTQCVSNLLTNAVKFVPRGTKPDVRVWTEPINNEVRLWIQDNGIGIDEKFHDHIFGIFHRLHTEQEYEGTGIGLAIVRKAVERMGGTFGVESRPGEGSRFWLQLTRGTQVDPSP, from the coding sequence GTGAGCGGCGCGGTTCGCCCGGTTTTGAACGAACGCGGTGAGCTGAAAGGTTTCGCAAAGGTCGCGCGCGATCTGACGGAACGAAAGAAAATGGAGGACGAACTGCGCGCGGCGCAGGAACATCTCGAGGAAGTCGTCGCCGTGCGCACCGCGAAGCTTCAGGAAAGCATCGCCGAGCATGAGGCATTTTCCTACAGCCTCTCGCACGACATGCGCGCCCCGTTGCGGGCCATGAGCAGCTTCTCACAGATTCTCCTGGCGCAATACGGCGACGCCGTGGGCCCTGCCGGTCGCGACTACATGAACCGCATCAAAGCGGCTGCCGAACGGCTCGACCATTTGATCCAGGACGTGCTCACCTACAGCCGCGTCATCCGGCAGGCAGTGACGCTTCAAGCCGTCGACCTGCAGCGCGTCATCCAGCAGACAATCCAGGAGCGGCCTGAACTTCAACCCGCCGCAAGCAATATCCACATCGAAGAACCGCTCTTGCCCGTGATGGGACACGAAGCGTCGTTGACACAATGCGTGTCCAACCTGTTGACGAATGCAGTCAAGTTCGTCCCGCGCGGGACCAAACCCGACGTGCGGGTCTGGACCGAGCCGATTAACAACGAGGTGCGTTTGTGGATTCAGGACAACGGGATCGGCATCGACGAAAAATTTCACGATCACATTTTTGGCATTTTCCATCGGTTGCACACGGAACAGGAATATGAAGGCACGGGAATCGGTCTCGCCATCGTGCGCAAAGCCGTTGAACGGATGGGTGGAACGTTTGGAGTGGAATCGCGCCCTGGCGAAGGCAGCCGCTTCTGGCTGCAACTCACCCGTGGAACACAGGTGGATCCCAGTCCTTAG